The sequence TTCATCTTTTAGATGAATAAACATTTTGCGTTTTTCGCGTTTATTGTGCTCAAAAAATCCGTTTGTGCAAACTAAACAGCGCTGACCATTTTTCCACGCATCGCGCCAGGTGGCGAGTTGAGTTATGGTTTCGATTCTGGCATTAAATGTTGCTCTTTGTTCATTTAGTTTATCGGGAGATAACCAGTGTGGGATAAATCCGAATTGATATGCCTGAATTACATCCGGTTTTTCAATAGTAATAACAGGCATTGGTGAACCGGGATAACCAATAGCATCCTCTCCACTAGCATCATGATATTTTTCTTCAACAGCTAAATCATCGGTAAGCCAGGGTTTACCGTAATTTTTTTCATACACTTCCTTATTCGTTTTCGATTTAGTAGTATAACTTGAACACATAAATTAAAGGTTAGTAATCTTCTTCTTCATCAGTTGTGAGCGTAAAATTATGTGATTTCGCAAAATTTTCCTGCGCTAATGTAAATACGGTATCTAACTCTGATTCCCAGTTTGCAAGAAATTCTATACGTTGATTCATTTCTTCAGTTTCTGATTCTAATGGGTCATCTTCTAAAAAGAATGTG comes from Bacteroidota bacterium and encodes:
- a CDS encoding SOS response-associated peptidase, whose protein sequence is MCSSYTTKSKTNKEVYEKNYGKPWLTDDLAVEEKYHDASGEDAIGYPGSPMPVITIEKPDVIQAYQFGFIPHWLSPDKLNEQRATFNARIETITQLATWRDAWKNGQRCLVCTNGFFEHNKREKRKMFIHLKDEEFFYFGGIFNNYVNKQSGEIIKTMAVVTTASNSLIAEIHSRMPVMIQKNNAAAWIDSGASPQHILMQYSHPLNPSFMVMDYADDAPKTEKQGSLF